Proteins from a single region of Bombus huntii isolate Logan2020A chromosome 2, iyBomHunt1.1, whole genome shotgun sequence:
- the LOC126873947 gene encoding mitochondrial import receptor subunit TOM70 — MTGASGASVAGSPLPKWQLALVVAAPVALGLGYIYFKNSKPSSKPSRGKSKNNLKKNGTTCADKQISIDTENPPKSTNDAETPLEKAQKLKNLGNEQFKIGKYDEAISYYNSAIETCPQENSEAIATFYQNRAAAYEQLKKYSSVKADCTKALELNPRYAKALLRRARAMEYSNELEPALEDVTAACILENFSNQTAMMMADRVLKQLGRQHATEYLAKKKLIMPSKYFIKTYIITFHKDPVFSMLQDTDYSDISPGFAKALQYIKEQKYEDIIPICTEEINSSDPNTLPHKMKVLLLRATFYMLLGQHDASIEDFGTIINNESVSKDIKVNALIKRATLFMQLENPDKSFCDFETAAGLDPECGDVYHHRGHVNLIMEKIDEAREDFRKAVEFNPDFGVGYVQKCYADYRYGIVERSKEVIEEAMKNFEAAFEKFPNCSECYTLYAQMLTELQEYQKADTYFAKAIEKDPINATVYVHRGLLQLQWHGNVEKAIEYINKALEMDDKCEYGYETLGTIEVQRGNVEEAIKLFDKALTLGRTAMELTHIFSLRNAAKTRLTIKERLGSDVMLNFQNI; from the exons ATGACGGGAGCAAGTGGCGCGAGCGTGGCCGGTAGTCCGCTGCCAAAATGGCAACTCGCTTTGGTTGTTGCAGCGCCGGTAGCGTTGGGCCTTggttacatatattttaaaaactcTAAACCGTCATCGAAGCCTAGTCGCGGTAAATCGAAAAACAACTTGAAGAAAAATGGCACGACATGCGCCGATAAACAAATATCAATCGATACAGAGAATCCACCAAAAAGCACCAATGATGCAGAG ACTCCATTGGAAAAAGctcagaaattaaaaaatctagGGAATGAGCAATTCAAAATAGGAAAATACGACGAGGCAATAAGTTACTACAATAGCGCAATTGAAACTTGTCCACAAGAGAATTCAGAAGCTATAGCTACTTTTTATCAGAATAGAGCAGCTGCCTATGAACAACTG AAAAAATATAGTAGCGTGAAAGCAGATTGTACAAAAGCCTTAGAATTGAATCCAAGGTATGCAAAGGCACTACTACGTCGAGCAAGAGCAATGGAATATTCCAATGAATTAGAACCAGCTCTAGAGGATGTCACTGCTGCTTGTATTTTGGAAAACTTTTCAAATCAAACTGCAATGATGATGGCAGATAGAGTTTTAAAACAATTAG GTAGACAACATGCAACAGAATATTTggcaaaaaagaaattaattatgcCTAGTAAATATTTCATCAAAACATATATTATTACTTTCCACAAGGATCCTGTTTTTTCAATGCTTCAAGATACCGATTATAGTGATATATCACC GGGTTTTGCTAAAGCTTTACAATATATAAAAGAACAAAAGTATGAAGATATAATACCAATCTGTACTGAAGAAATCAACAGTTCTGATCCAAATACATTGCCACATAAAATGAAAGTATTACTCTTACGAGCTACATTTTACATGTTATTAGGACAACATGATGCTTCAATTGAAGATTTTGGAACAATTATAAACAATGAGAGTGTTTCAAAAGACATAAAAGTGAATGCCTTAATAAAGAGAGCTACCTTATTTATGCAATTAGAAAATCCAGACAAGAGTTTTTGTGATTTTGAAACTGCTGCTGGACTTGATCCTGAGTGTGGCGATGTTTATCATCATAGAGGACAT GTAAATTTAATTATGGAAAAGATAGATGAAGCCAGAGAAGATTTCAGAAAGGCTGTTGAATTCAATCCTGACTTTGGAGTAGGATATGTACAAAAATGTTACGCAGATTATCGTTATGGAATAGTAGAGAGAAGTAAAGAAGTAATAGAAGAAGCCATGAAAAATTTTGAAGCTGCCTTTGAGAAATTCCCAAACTGCTCAGAATGTTACACTCTCTATGCGCAG ATGTTAACGGAATTACAAGAATATCAGAAAGCAGACACTTACTTTGCTAAAGCAATTGAAAAAGATCCAATTAATGCTACAGTATATGTACATAGAGGTTTATTACAACTACAATGGCATGGTAATGTTGAGAAAGCtatagaatatattaataaagcATTGGAGATGGATGATAAGTGTGAATATGGATATGAAACTTTGGGAACGATTGAAGTTCAAAG GGGAAACGTAGAGGAAGCGATAAAACTATTTGACAAGGCCTTAACATTAGGTCGCACGGCTATGGAACTTACACATATATTCAGTTTGAGAAACGCCGCAAAAACACGGCTCAcgataaaagaaagattagGTTCTGATGTAATGTTGAATTTccagaatatttaa
- the LOC126873926 gene encoding TBC1 domain family member 23, producing MALQEDENTWVLELEAALLDTQAPSASDIYAICKGQAVPANLRHDVWQACLDVIDRGNQLSQFNEVFDLPEQNIIRDDCQQLVAKLGNDDEDKVSVVSDLESILTFYCKNSGKQYKRGNGWIELLGPLIALKLPRSATYNLFEAIIDFYIPRGETYSSVLRLLLLYHEPELCSFLDTKRVSPDQYTKGWVTTLFAGVCSLPAVCTMWDLYFMQADPFFMLFLSLIMVINAREQILSMKDNDKQTIIDAIAAMPCALEAEDVTDFCSLAQYYAMKTPSSFKQDLYPIIFDDGFDEKCISHALCLPVSAQELVENSIESPSIPNTSVESVKFFLVDCRPAEQYNAGHLPTAFHLDCNLMLQEPAAFATAVQGLLQAQRQALAVGSQAGGEHLCFLGSGRQEEDRYTHMVVASFLQKHTQYVSMVTSGYQAIHEYFGDEVVSSLVDHNSQHCLVCSANISETNSNETSPVKVKSNNSDFFGKIKKVKGKLFDYIVNPSASVHNNIENRNGKDLDFVKRQKKTGPVFSIDDDQELDMTMTNNESEEPIEVVSIQQWLKDPKLLHSFKCQEVKVNGDLCDSILLVTDTHLVVLREIQERKGAAHVIVKRPLTSVVKITSRKRHSDLITFKYGTTQYNDTVISDMDKFLIPNASEATKLITQQILKQLKTSD from the exons ATGGCACTACAAGAAGATGAAAACACCTG GGTATTGGAGCTAGAAGCAGCTTTACTTGATACACAAGCACCATCAGCATCCGACATATACGCAATTTGTAAGGGACAAGCTGTTCCTGCAAATTTAAGACATGATGTATGGCAAGCATGTTTAGATGTTATCGATCGGGGTAATCAATTAAGTCAATTTAATGAAGTTTTTGATTTACCAGAACAGAATATTATACGTGATGATTGTCAGCAATTGGTTG CAAAACTAGGAAACGATGATGAAGACAAAGTTTCTGTTGTTTCTGATTTAGAGtctattttaacattttattgtAAGAATAGTGGGAAACAATATAAGAGAGGAAATGGCTGGATAGAGCTGTTGGGCCCCTTAATAGCTTTAAAACTTCCACGAAGTGcaacatataatttatttgaagCAATAATAGACTTTTATATACCTag AGGTGAAACATACAGTTCTGTATTAAGACTATTACTACTCTATCATGAACCAGAATTATGTTCTTTCTTGGATACGAAAAGAGTATCTCCTGATCAATATACAAAAGGATGGGTAACTACATTATTTGCTGGTGTATGTTCATTGCCAGCTGTTTGTACAATGTGGGATCTATATTTCATGCAAGCTGATCcattttttatgttattcCTTTCACTTATCATGGTAATAAATGCTAG GGAGCAAATCTTAAGTATGAAAGATAATGATAAACAAACTATAATAGACGCGATTGCTGCTATGCCCTGTGCATTGGAAGCAGAAGATGTGACAGACTTTTGCTCTTTGGCACAGTATTATGCAATGAAGACACCATCATCTTTTAAACAAGATTTATATCCTATTATATTTGACGATGGTTTCGatgaaaaatgtatatctCATGCGCTTTGTTTACCCGTATCAGCCCAAGAATTAGTTGAAAATTCTATCGAGAGTCCGTCCATACCTAATACCTCGGTTGAATCGGTCAAGTTCTTTTTAGTAGACTGCAGACCTGCTGAACAATACAATGCAGGACATTTACCAACTGCATTTCATCTAGATTGTAATTTG atGCTTCAAGAACCTGCTGCTTTTGCCACAGCAGTACAAGGATTGTTGCAAGCACAACGCCAAGCATTAGCGGTTGGATCGCAAGCTGGTGGTGAACATCTTTGCTTTTTAGGGAGTGGTAGACAAGAGGAAGATCGTTACACGCATATGGTAGTTGCATCTTTTTTACAGAAACACACGCAATATGTTAGTATGGTCACATCAGGATATCAAG CCATACATGAATACTTTGGTGATGAAGTCGTTTCTAGTCTTGTTGATCATAATTCACAGCACTGTTTAGTATGCAGTGCTAATATTTCGGAGACAAATTCGAATGAAACAAGTCCTGTCAAAGTTAAAAGTAATAATTCCGATTTctttggaaaaattaagaaagtgaagggaaaattattcgattataTCGTCAATCCGTCAGCAAGTGTTCATAATAACATAGAAAATAGGAACGGCAAAGACTTGGATTTTGTTAAGCGACAAAAAAAGACAGGCCCTGTATTTAGTATAGACGATGATCAAGAATTGG ATATGACAATGACAAATAATGAAAGTGAAGAACCTATTGAAGTTGTATCTATCCAACAGTGGCTGAAGGATCCAAAATTGTTACATTCCTTTAAATGTCAAGAAGTGAAAGTCAATGGAGATCTTTGTGATAG tATACTTTTGGTTACTGATACTCACCTTGTAGTACTTCGGGAAATACAAGAAAGGAAAGGTGCAGCACATGTAATTGTAAAACGTCCGTTGACGAGTGTCGTAAAAATAACATCTAGAAAGAGACACTCGGATTTGATTACATTTAAGTACGGTACAACGCAATATAACGATACGGTTATTTCAGATATGGATAAATTTCTTATTCCTAATGCGAGTGAGGCTACTAAATTGATCACGCAACAGATTTTAAAACAATTGAAAACATCAGATTGA
- the LOC126874016 gene encoding UDP-galactose transporter senju: MMGTINWGELFPGRWSPVIFISYMALFVNQGIIVTWSQRDGHYEYNIIMVVLMTEILKLFTSIIFYCKDNSFGSLCQEVTENKKVLLLYMIPSFLYCLYNNLAFINLAIFDPTTYYVLLQFRVVMTGIIFQVVFNKKLSLKQWFSLVLLTIGCMVKHIELDFSVNIFNAKINLSSNIILVFIQTICSCLAGVYNEYLLKEQGANINIFVQNVFMYIDSIFCNLIVFILFFMSANNASNMLNSADLGILMQPKIIIIMLNNTAIGIITSFFLKNLNSILKTFASALELIFTAVLCWLIFSIPIHLNTVLSIAMVSYAVILYSQNPVQNTWTKERTKADNIV; encoded by the exons ATGATGGGAACCATCAATTGGGGTGAATTATTCCCAGGAAGATGGAGTCCtgtcatttttatttcatacatGGCTCTGTTTGTGAACCAAG gTATTATTGTAACTTGGTCTCAAAGAGATGGTCActatgaatataatattattatggTAGTATTGATGACAGAAATATTAAAGTTATTTACTTCTATAATATTCTACTGCAAAGa CAATAGCTTTGGAAGTTTGTGCCAAGAAGTAACGGAAAATAAGAAAg TGCTATTGCTGTACATGATACCATCATTTTTGTATTGTTTATACAATAATCTGGCATTTATTAATTTGGCCATATTTGATCCAACAACTTACTATGTGTTGTTGCAATTTCGTGTTGTCATGACTGGAATTATTTTCCAG GTCGTTTTTAACAAGAAATTATCATTGAAACAATGGTTTTCGCTAGTATTACTGACTATTGGATGTATGGTGAAACATATAGAATTAGACTTTAGCGTCAATATATTTAATGCTAAAATTAATTTGAGTAGTAACATCATTTTAGTATTTATACAG ACAATTTGCTCCTGCCTAGCTGGAGTTTACAACGAATATTTACTTAAAGAGCAAGGGGCAAACAtcaatatttttgtacaaaatGTGTTTATGTATATTGATAGTATCTTTTGTAACCTTATAgtttttatactattttttaTGTCAGCAAATAATGCCTCTAATATGTTGAACAGTGCTGATCTTGGTATACTTATGCAaccaaaaataataataataatgctGAATAATACAGCAATAGGAATTATCACAAGTTTTTTCTTGAAAAACTTGAACTCTATCTTAAAAACTTTCGCTAGTGCGTTAGAACTGATATTCACAGCGGTTTTGTGTTGGCTGATATTTAGTATTCCAATCCATTTAAATACTGTACTTTCGATCGCTATGGTAAGTTATGCAGTTATATTGTATTCGCAAAATCCAGTACAAAATACCTGGACCAAAGAACGAACAAAGGCTGATAACATAGTTTAG